A section of the Oryzias latipes chromosome 8, ASM223467v1 genome encodes:
- the LOC101159993 gene encoding uncharacterized protein LOC101159993: MAFVLILRVSWTCLLFTNGIGVSDATGGEYRLQAASRNLVNHVDDFPNSLSFDEGTEEVSKRKPSSHFYTSFSKPSVTQPQNLAVTGQSPPNKLGAPKEKAVAGESMKWESKHNEPISFPSRQDNKVSLVPAAIQYQLTPLDAFTNRKPVSHDFAGTIDPRKKVPSKVFTSLSMVPPHSQSWPAESQTRGKVGVSTPSFPKVGLGSSSSRGGSNKTPMLQEGAFHYDSGNAGVSPDRNLKQERPLLYPSAHAKLQDDDSVGAKDYGQSDNFAMWALPSYWKPSTVSVPLWKPSFQSTLAKDRMMGSPFSGAGRLSRWPQNLVTSNQKIKVLERVSQPALQSLPKKRIVHTKNGHRRARVLLTKTAYTPEYEASEMMDAMERPAQDSWGKH; encoded by the exons TGCCACAG GGGGTGAATATAGGCTCCAAGCTGCCTCCAGAAACCTGGTTAACCATGTGGACGACTTCCCCAACTCCCTCTCCTTCGATGAGGGTACGGAAGAAGTTTCAAAACGTAAGCCGTCCAGCCACTTCTACACGAGCTTCAGCAAACCTTCAGTGACACAGCCACAGAACTTAGCTGTTACTGGACAAAGCCCTCCCAACAAGCTTGGTGCTCCCAAAGAAAAAGCTGTTGCTGGTGAGTCAATGAAATGGGAGTCGAAGCATAACGAGCCAATTTCATTTCCCTCACGCCAAGACAACAAGGTCAGTTTGGTTCCAGCTGCTATCCAGTATCAGTTGACTCCACTGGATGCTTTTACAAACAGAAAACCGGTTTCTCATGATTTTGCTGGGACAATTGATCCACGTAAAAAGGTCCCAAGCAAAGTTTTTACATCTCTCTCTATGGTGCCACCTCATTCTCAGTCCTGGCCGGCTGAGAGCCAAACTCGTGGCAAAGTGGGTGTGTCAACTCCAAGTTTCCCAAAGGTTGGTCTTGGCTCCAGTTCAAGCAGAGGTGGCTCCAATAAAACTCCAATGCTTCAAGAAGGAGCTTTTCATTACGACTCTGGAAATGCTGGGGTTTCACCTGACCGTAATCTAAAACAGGAACGTCCTCTCCTGTACCCCTCTGCACACGCTAAACTTCAAGATGATGACTCTGTTGGTGCTAAAGATTATGGCCAGTCTGACAACTTTGCAATGTGGGCTCTGCCTTCATATTGGAAACCTTCAACTGTTTCTGTCCCACTGTGGAAACCTTCATTTCAAAGCACATTGGCCAAAGATCGGATGATGGGTTCTCCCTTTTCTGGTGCTGGTAGACTGAGCCGCTGGCCGCAAAACTTGGTGACCAGCAACCAGAAAATTAAGGTTCTTGAGAGGGTCAGCCAGCCAGCTCTTCAAAGTTTGCCCAAGAAACGCATCGTCCACACCAAAAACGGGCACAGGAGAGCAAGGGTTCTCCTCACCAAGACTGCCTATACTCCAGAATATGAAGCGTCAGAGATGATGGATGCCATGGAAAGGCCAGCACAAGACTCTTGGGGCAAACATTAA